The genomic stretch TTTCAAAGAGGAAAATTCTGTTACAAGCTATGATGCAATATGCATTGTTGAACATATTCAGCTCAACAAGCAAACTGAAATTATTTCTTTTGAACAGGTTATCGATAACAATCAAGCCCAGCACCAGATATATTATTACATAGTTTCAATAAGTGTGTGTATATCTGTTAATCAAATAATTATATGGCAGGGTGATGTAACCATAACATCATTTGACCTTCTAAAGAACAAAAACCTCATTCAGGAACCTACACTCCATAAAACAGTCACCTATGATTATTCATATTCAAAAAAACTAAAGAGGTGGATAAAGGATAGTCCCACAATTTTAATAACAGATAACTTTAGCAAATACTACAACGATGAGAACATACATCTTCATAAAAAGGAACTCATCCAATTAGCAGTATCTACACTTTTTAATCAATTGAAGGTGGTGCAATGAAATTTCCATGTATAATAATCATAAGTATCTTTTTATTATCATGTTCCAACATACAAAAATCCCAGGAATTATATAATAAAGCTTTAACACAGTATTTGGAAAAAAATTTTTCAATTGCAAAGGAACTATGTCTTCAATCCATAAAAGAAGCCAAAAACCCTGAAGCACTACTTTTGCTTTCAAAAATATATTTTTTTACAAATCACCCAAACTTTGAGGATACAATACAACAATATATTTCACTCACCGAAAGTACACAGGGGTACACACTGTATGCCCGTTGGCAGATGCGTCAAAACAAATTTAAAGATGCAAAAACACTTCTTCAAAAGGCACTTGAACACTCCCCTTACGACCCAGCAGCATCATATATGCTTGGAAGCATACACTATGCAGAAAAAGAATATGACGAAGCTATTATCAGCTTCTACAAAGCCTTTGCTAATTATTACTTCCTTATGCTGATCCATAAACAGCTTGCCACAATCTACTCTGATATTGGTTTGGCTGATCGATCATCAAAGCATACTATTATGGTAAAAGCAATTACTGCTTTTGATAAAGAATTTCCAATGGAGGAATAATATGCAGATTTTAAGAATTGCATGTGTTATGCTGTGCACTGTAATATCATGTAAAGGGCTCAATGTTCAGACAGTATCGACAGGCAAGATTTTAAATGATTCAATTTACATAAATGACGTTCGAATTCATCATCAGGCATACACCGACATAAAAGATGCATTAGCTTCAAATATAGTATTTTACCTTCAAAAAAACAGCTTCAAAGCCGCTTCATATTTTTCACAATCTCTTCACCAATCTAATTACCGTTATACGCTCGTAGTTGACGTTTTTATTACAAGCACAGGCGATATTTTGAGCCCTGTCCAGAATCTTTTACTCTATGCAACAATTCAGGATTCATCAGGACATGTTGCTACCATACAGCTCAGTTCACAAAGCTTTGATATACGACGGAGTGATGACCAAACAAAAGTAGCCCAGACTATTGCTCAAAAAATTGATGATATGGTGCAGAAAAAATGAAACGGGGAATATGTATTATATACACAATAGTCATTACAGCAAATATAGCATCAGGGCAAGAACCATTTACACTTAAAACTGCTATTGAGTATGCACTTAAAAACAGCATAACATTAACTTCATTAAAAGCAAGAGTACAATCCACACGGCTTATCATTCATGAGCGGTTGCGTGAACTGCTCCCCTCCATTACTGTACAATATACAAAAATGGACAACGTAGCAATACGAGAGCAGGACACACGGAATCAATCATTACTCTGTACTGCGCAGTATGACATCTTTACCAGCAGAAAAGCCCTCATAGCGTATTCAATCTCCGAATTGGAATCATTACTTGCACTAGAAGAATATAATATAGAAAAAAACACTATTATTCTCAACACCAAAAAAGGATATTTTGACCTTCAAAAAAAGAAAAAGGCAATAGAAATCTATACTATGCTATTAGATAGCTTTTTATTACAAAAGCAGATTATCACTGCTCAACAAAAATTGGGCATGGCAACCGAATTAGAGCGCATACAGGTAGATGGCAAGATTGCAGAAGCTCAGTATAACATCATATCCGCTCAAAACGATTATGCTAATGCACTTAGTGATTTTGCAACATTTCTTAATATTGAACCATCCCGCATTGACGTTGAGGCCCCCCAGTTTGAAGAATTTCACGACAAATCTTTGCCAACAAAAGAGCACCTCATTGCTTTAGCTTTACAACAACGCAATGAATTGAAAAAAAGTCACTATGCAGTAATTAAAACACAAAAAGAATATGAGTTAGCACGCTACTACTATATGCCAAAAATTCAAATCTTTGCAAGCTATGGTTATACTGGTGAACAATTCCCTATGAATAAACAAACCTGGAATGTTGGCATTTCAGTTACAAGCACCATTTTTGGGAATACAGTAAATGCAGGCAATAGTTACGGAAAAAAGGATAATGGCAATACAACCACTTCCGATAGCAATGCCTCATTGCAGGTATATGATGCACCTGATTTTTTACGTAACATAGTTGATTCTGAAGCTGCATATACACAGGCAATACAAACCTACGAACAACTCAAGCGGTCCATAGCTAGCGATGTTTCAAAGACCTACGATAGTTTAATAGAATCAACAAAAAAAGTAGAGATAGCAAAGCAACAAGTATTGCTACTTGAAAAACAAGCAACTATTGAAAATG from Spirochaetota bacterium encodes the following:
- a CDS encoding TolC family protein, translating into MKRGICIIYTIVITANIASGQEPFTLKTAIEYALKNSITLTSLKARVQSTRLIIHERLRELLPSITVQYTKMDNVAIREQDTRNQSLLCTAQYDIFTSRKALIAYSISELESLLALEEYNIEKNTIILNTKKGYFDLQKKKKAIEIYTMLLDSFLLQKQIITAQQKLGMATELERIQVDGKIAEAQYNIISAQNDYANALSDFATFLNIEPSRIDVEAPQFEEFHDKSLPTKEHLIALALQQRNELKKSHYAVIKTQKEYELARYYYMPKIQIFASYGYTGEQFPMNKQTWNVGISVTSTIFGNTVNAGNSYGKKDNGNTTTSDSNASLQVYDAPDFLRNIVDSEAAYTQAIQTYEQLKRSIASDVSKTYDSLIESTKKVEIAKQQVLLLEKQATIENERVRLGDITRYDVLKTLLELSQARLQLQSTITDVFIAIALLENAVGVPQESFFKGVQ
- a CDS encoding tetratricopeptide repeat protein gives rise to the protein MKFPCIIIISIFLLSCSNIQKSQELYNKALTQYLEKNFSIAKELCLQSIKEAKNPEALLLLSKIYFFTNHPNFEDTIQQYISLTESTQGYTLYARWQMRQNKFKDAKTLLQKALEHSPYDPAASYMLGSIHYAEKEYDEAIISFYKAFANYYFLMLIHKQLATIYSDIGLADRSSKHTIMVKAITAFDKEFPMEE